The DNA sequence GGGCATAATCACTCCGTGATATTGATGTCAGTTCGAGCAAACGCGCCCTATGCAGACCGATTTGAAAATGACGGATCAACATTGATATACGAAGGTCACGACGTACCCAAGACTAAGAGCACGCCTAAACCAAAAGCAGTGGATCAGCCGTTGAGGACGCCGTTAGGCCAGGCCACTCAGAATGGACTATTTCATGACGCTGCCCAGCTTGCCAAGGCGGGCAACAGGCTGCCCGAAAGGGTCAGAGTGTATGAGAAAATCAAGGCTGGAATTTGGTCCTACAATGGCGTATTCCACTTGGTTGATTCGTGGCAAGAGGAGGCCGGCGGTCGCAAGGTCTGGAAGTTCAAGCTCGTGGCAGTGGAAGGGGAGGAGAATTTCGACGAGCCGGTACCGGAACACTCGAACGCGAGAAGGCTTATTCCAACAGGTGTCAAGCTGGAAGTGTGGAAACGCGATGGCGGAAAGTGCACGAAGTGCGGTCAGACTTCTGACCTTCATTTCGATCACATTATTCCCTGGTCAAGGGGTGGCTCATCTAACACCGCGGACAATATTCAGTTACTTTGTGGCCGGCACAATCTCCAGAAGCATGATCGCATTGAATAGTCGGTAGCCCACCCCCAGCGAACCGAGGCCACCACCACAAGTCCCCACTCCCCCGCTTCTGGCGAGAGTTGTACATCATCCCAGAGCCGAAGCGCAGGGTGGGGCTCTTGTGAATTCGAAAGCGGACCCACCCTCCGCTTCCGCATGATTAGAATCGTTCTCACCGCACTCCTATCAGCTGATCGAGATTTGCGTCACGGGGTCACAATCGCTGCGGGTGGGCTACCGATTGTCGTAGATGAAGCGAGCCGTCAGTGCAGTAGGTCGAGACACTTTGGCGGTAGCGCCTGCGGAGTCCGAATGCACACTCTAGGGGTCTCGACCCACAAACTTCCTCTCTTGACACGATCCAAATTCCCGCTAATATTAACAACGATAGCTCTATCCGCTTTCAAACCCAGACATCTTGAGCGAAAGCAATCCTAACCACTGTCGCGATTGGAGTCGCACATGATTGCGTTCGAAGTTCTTGTAGGCAAGGCGGGTGCTCTCGGCAGCATTTGCTTGATCCTCGTACTGGCAATGCTATTGTCTTCAACATCCCAGTCGCAAGTCTGCGGCGACATGAACGGCAACGGCAGCATCAACATCTTTGACATCGTCAGTATCGTGCACTTTCTGCATGACGACGGCTGTATCACCTCCGGGATGCAGCAAGTCCCCTGTCATGAAAGCGAGGGTGACGTTGATGGATATTGTGGCATCAGCATCGGCGATGCGATGTTCCTATCAGAGTACGTCTTCGCCGGGGGCCCGACGCCAAGCGCTTGCGGGAATTGCAGTGCTTTGCCACTGCCAATTTCAGACTACGACACCATCAGCATAGTTAACACGGAAATTCCGGCAAATGCCCCAGCAGCCACCATCTACATCCGCGGCCTGCACCGCGGGGCTCTGTTCCAGAGCTCAACGGTCGCTATCTCGTTTCCGCTTGAGCTTCGTTGCGATAACTCCCCGGTGACGATCGACTCAATCGCGGGATTCAGCGTCAACTCGCCGGCAATGACGCTTAGCGCCGATTTCGACGAACCGACCGGAAATGTGCGCATTACCATCGTCGATGTAACCGCGCAGAGCGAACTGAACGAGTTCTCCCTGAGCATCTATGTCTCTGTGACCGCCGCACCACAAGACCGGGTTGTCGAGGTAGACACCGTCGCAGCACCTCCGTTGTACTGGCCGGTCGTAGTCAGAGAAGCCGACATGCCCGGTACGGAGATCGAGCTATTCCGGCCCGTTTTCGTGGGACTGACCGTTCAGAGTTGTCCTGATATCGACTCTGACGGCGTCTGCGATTCGGTCGACAATTGCCCGTCCGTCGCCAATCCCGGGCAGGAAGACGGCAACGGCAATGGCATCGGTGACGCCTGTGAAATCGCTTGTGGCGATGCGGATGGCAGTGGACGGATCGATATCACAGATGTCGTCCACCTGATCAACTACATCTTCGCTGGAGGCTTGGCGCCACAAGACATTGCGGCGGGCGACTACAACTGTGACGGGAAGATCAACATCACCGATGCGGTGTATATGATCAACTACATCTTCGCGGCGGGACCAGCACCGTGTGCAGCCTGCTAATAGCAAAGGGCGACCCGTGTGGGTTGCCCTTGAAATGGTTGGAGTTAGAGGTGCCCTAGAACTTCTTCGTCCAGAAGTGGCAGCTCAGTAGGTCGAAACCCCTTGGTGGTAGCGCTTTCAAAGTCCGTATGCACCTCCCGGGGGTTTCGACAATTGAGTTGATTGTTCGGGTTCTCAGA is a window from the Candidatus Zixiibacteriota bacterium genome containing:
- a CDS encoding HNH endonuclease, with translation MNFRIGHNHSVILMSVRANAPYADRFENDGSTLIYEGHDVPKTKSTPKPKAVDQPLRTPLGQATQNGLFHDAAQLAKAGNRLPERVRVYEKIKAGIWSYNGVFHLVDSWQEEAGGRKVWKFKLVAVEGEENFDEPVPEHSNARRLIPTGVKLEVWKRDGGKCTKCGQTSDLHFDHIIPWSRGGSSNTADNIQLLCGRHNLQKHDRIE
- a CDS encoding thrombospondin type 3 repeat-containing protein, which gives rise to MLLSSTSQSQVCGDMNGNGSINIFDIVSIVHFLHDDGCITSGMQQVPCHESEGDVDGYCGISIGDAMFLSEYVFAGGPTPSACGNCSALPLPISDYDTISIVNTEIPANAPAATIYIRGLHRGALFQSSTVAISFPLELRCDNSPVTIDSIAGFSVNSPAMTLSADFDEPTGNVRITIVDVTAQSELNEFSLSIYVSVTAAPQDRVVEVDTVAAPPLYWPVVVREADMPGTEIELFRPVFVGLTVQSCPDIDSDGVCDSVDNCPSVANPGQEDGNGNGIGDACEIACGDADGSGRIDITDVVHLINYIFAGGLAPQDIAAGDYNCDGKINITDAVYMINYIFAAGPAPCAAC